In Panicum virgatum strain AP13 chromosome 4N, P.virgatum_v5, whole genome shotgun sequence, a single window of DNA contains:
- the LOC120670402 gene encoding putative cyclin-dependent kinase F-2 codes for MVAVKWIRGGEFDGAGAPNLPAVVREAGCVAACRCHPGIVQIKNVDKSEETGDLYIVMELAGPSLRSRLEGQPFSEDETRDSMRQLLQAVEKLHATGTIHRDINPDNILVGTDETLKICGFGCATPARHIGKMFLEKLVSAMMQSPEKLDGTTMQYRPSEQLIFSQYYGPEGDIYALGCVIFELLTGEPLFTATTEDDMMIEQTLELSDELRKTHIHPWP; via the exons ATGGTCGCCGTGAAGTGGATCCGCGGTGGCGAGTTCGACGGAGCCGGCGCGCCGAACCTCCCCGCGGTCGTGCGCGAGGCCGGCTGCGTCGCCGCGTGCCGCTGCCACCCCGGCATCGTGCAGATCAAGAACGTCGACAAGAGCGAGGAGACCGGCGACCTGTACATCGTCATGGAGCTCGCCGGCCCTAGCCTCCGCAGCCGGCTCGAGGGGCAGCCCTTCTCCGAGGACGAGACACGCGACTCTATGAGGCAGCTCCTGCAGGCCGTGGAGAAGCTGCACGCCACGGGGACGATCCACCGCGACATTAACCCCGACAACATCCTCGTCGGCACCGACGAAACGCTTAAGATCTGCGGCTTCGGATgcgcgacgccggcgaggcACATAGGAAAGATGTTCCTAGAAAAGCTCGTAAGCGCGATGATGCAGTCCCCGGAGAAGCTAGATGGCACGACGATGCAGTACCGCCCGTCGGAGCAGCTGATATTCAGCCAGTATTACGGGCCCGAGGGGGACATCTATGCACTGGGGTGCGTGATCTTCGAGCTCCTCACCGGCGAGCCCCTGTTCACGGCGACCACGGAGGATGACATGATGATCGAGCAGACGCTGGAGCTGAGCGACGAGCTTCGAAAAACGCACATTCATCCGtggcc ttag